One Actinosynnema pretiosum DNA segment encodes these proteins:
- a CDS encoding polymorphic toxin-type HINT domain-containing protein: protein MVVLLGAVAQDVVALLPGWTASAPSGAGAPAPEQEWGTAEGQEHEAVGDTPNRELPRSELAKHPQPDFPDSAVRPNEVRELPAEARATGYDAATSREDESRREEFSRTFDNADGTSTTEFSQSPLHQRLLDGSWRPVDAQVVADGDGWRGPRSGDGTSARFAATASERPFVRLELPGGHAFAYGLAGAAPARGRADGARVTYPGVAAHTDLRLDALPGGVKETLVLGSPDAPHTWLFPLALEGLTARLAYGRVELVDGGGAVKAVIPAGFMVDSRPEDPQTSHGVRYELVDHAGGRALKATLDSAWLRDPARAYPVLVDPSVHGATADAAVVTSGGDRTGGTDLRVGQGSDLFLKFDGVSPALAGHRVFGAQLYLTSFDAPSCRPEPVVVQKVDAPWDATGSGKPPTSQTLGGASFARGHVALGQSHSACPAGADVIDLGDGGRDLVQGWVRGQANNGLAVRATSGWKKFAGAGTANPPRLFVTHTPYDAAYRVERGVPEPPVLRTQGGKVRIAVTNRGSADWNPGSHRLAYRMFTPEGRPVQSRDSAALPRTVPPGETVTLDADVHAANPGDYLLDFSMAHGQTWFTDEQIPPVRLSLTVFEIPPIVKAQYPPAGHSAPTLTPQLWADAVDVDAPPNTSVRYEFEVCGSTTDGAPDPGSCTLSPRLAGKTWTVPRGRLQWSETYHWRAFAVDPSGARSEALPFSALLTAVPQPAITAHLGGAPYSAGDLDFDPQTGNYTTSAVDATLGVTGPELSVARTYNSLDPRADLLFGAGWSTRYDMRVVPDQDGSGNVVVTYPDGQQVRFGRNAEDGSFDPPSGRSATFYQDFGQPTLPYVLVDKTNTTYTFREFDGRLMAVLDSAGRSTELDHGPDGKLRRAVGRASADRSLPARVLTFTWTGNHVTEVRTDPPATGGVPARWAYRYLGDRLTEVCDPLGGCTRYDYTTGSHYRSAVLDSRPDSYWRLGESPGSADAPSQVATNLGKDAAAHRGSSPGAPGALDGTGDASTSFSGTGSHVRLPDGALKKSRDLSVELWFRTTSGGPLLGFQRAPFDRDPIGAVPALYVDRDGRLRGQFWHGRVAPITSAGIVNDGRWHHVVLSGSLATQTLFLDGAKVGSTEGEIDTSLFTHGQIGASHVVGPADWAPHGWWPGEPVKHFAGEIDEVALYLHPLGEEAARGHFRAREHSDQLTRITVPSGRVAAELSYDTTNDRLREYTDADGGRWRLGLPQVSGTETMDGQNRTVRNLVRSTEVTDPGNRSHFFDYDPVRGRIIRFVAPLGTGVRPEDRPDPAAPPTTPTSAPPCTSAPPTDPDGVPGYCGGTGVSDPNWQGGPVRGVGVRTYDYDDSGFQQTITDENGHRVVLRNDERGNVLARTTCRLPDTCSTEHFTYHRPAAGRANDTDPRIDKQLTARDGRSADAADTRYLTSSEYDARGELVKQTMPDGATVRHTYTDGSSAAEGGGNEPAGLLKTTQDARGQVTTHRYLRNGDLASTTEPGRTAGEATGRVTRYRYDLLGRKVSETEFSDTFPQGLETTFAYDALNRLVAVTDAPVTNAVTGVRHTKSTVTAYTADGQPERVVVSDLTGGDAPRATSYTYDDRGRQASVTDAEGSTTSYAYDVFGNRTQVVDPLGTRIEYAYTARNKVAEVRLRGWHGKPVSGGRGAAGTPDAGSLLVLEANTYDLGGRLIRRVDAMGRKTLYEHTPNGLVFQVLAEVPAEGGGTRRVVLERNTYDGAGNLVATTGPGGRTTRYSVDAVGRVSEVLADPDGLARRTSYRYDPNGNVTQVARSGNGSNTSGVQTSASSVVDYGYDGAGNRTTESVQSGATALTTSRRYDLRGLQVSETDPRGNAPGADPAAFTTEYRYDESERRVAVVAPPVAVENGSGAPTTTRPTTLIGFDAFGDETAVRDENGGTTRTTHDKVGRPVRVQAPDYTPLGASQPVEAVSTTRYDAAGNAVETTGPRGAVTAFRYDQLGRLAERVDPAADDPTAPGGTWRYTYTHNGERLSVTDPTGARTEATYDALGRQVTRTQLERRPTTAAHTTRFEHDDAGELVKAIAPSGDTTTYTHDALGQRTGATDAAGVTTQFGHDGLGRPVWQRDALGRTSYLRHDGAGRLTGQFSLDAQNRVLRRTSYTHDAAGNALTATDALGRTARYSYDALNRLTSQVEPVSDTESITTSQGYDARGNRTRHTDGRGNRFTTTYTPWSLPESVVEPATAAHPAPADRTWTAVYDAEGNATRLTAPGGVVRERSHDALGRLTRETGAGAQSATAERTRAYDQAGRLTAVDAPGGRNTYAYDDRGALLSATGPSGDSSYAYDGDGRMTSRTDAAGTTGFGYQRGRLSTVADGVTGTPISFSYNEAGQLKALGYGGLRTRAFAYDELGRQKSDVLADASGAALFSLSYEHDLNDRLTRKVVTGLAGAGEHTYGYDHANRLTSWTVGGKRTDYAWDASGNRVRAGDKTAVHDERNRLLSDGDYTYTHTPRGTLASRTSSGFEEEFSFDAFDRLVEVGRTRYAYDGLDRPVTRGGATFAYAGFDLDAAADGESTYGRGPGGELLSLASGGAKRLAVSDKHGDVVGGLDPAGAGLADSAAFDPFGASTAVSGAQRKVGFQGDWTDPDTGQVTMGARWYRPGSGTFASRDTVSAESGPSILFNRYTYAAGRPLDLVDPDGHWPDWGKVWNGVKQVGSAALGVVKEVSGYNDVVNFIREPSFGNFLWAASNFVPFGKLAKGAKYLFGAAGDLLGGARRYGDDLAAGVRRRGGDAAAGARRYGDDVAVGARRGGGAAAVGRNVADFARTAAAGAARAAAHRAVAAVAAAARRAAMEAVTSRARAAIAHAARTNPLPVLQAALKPRVAARDLVSSSPSLPARQVQGLAENVQDVNRVWEAVRATVVKPGTSVVQAVGEQAVTDFANTQVPGLGDLLSMTSPSRRRGNGAAGEAGERGRAAAGSSCAISYDSNSFSGSTPVLMADGSHKPIEDVRVGDEVVATDPTTGESAVKQVTDTRSHRAERALYEIAVKTAESGTGTLVATDEHPFWVQSLRKWLHAEDLKPGYEFLTADNRPATVAGTRPFSDARLVHNLTVDGLHTYHVLAGSASVLTHNSARYCEEAGDLYRSDTREPAEIFDAGFAPKGDNMDLEMHAYGVTGTYGVPESGYVSTSTSFNHANSRNGNTYVVRDVTGLDVNKELGARSPHPHEMEIAIPHKVTPECVIGCFLEGTSTWLPNPKARR, encoded by the coding sequence GTGGTCGTGCTCCTGGGCGCGGTGGCCCAGGACGTGGTGGCGCTGCTGCCGGGGTGGACCGCCTCGGCCCCCTCGGGGGCGGGCGCCCCCGCGCCCGAGCAGGAGTGGGGCACCGCCGAGGGCCAGGAGCACGAGGCCGTCGGCGACACCCCCAACCGCGAGCTGCCCCGGTCGGAGCTGGCCAAGCACCCGCAGCCGGACTTCCCCGACAGCGCGGTCCGGCCCAACGAGGTCCGCGAGCTGCCCGCCGAGGCGCGCGCCACCGGCTACGACGCCGCGACCAGCCGCGAGGACGAGAGCAGGCGCGAGGAGTTCTCCCGCACCTTCGACAACGCGGACGGCACCAGCACCACCGAGTTCAGCCAGTCCCCGCTGCACCAGCGCCTCCTCGACGGCTCGTGGCGGCCCGTCGACGCGCAGGTCGTCGCCGACGGGGACGGCTGGCGCGGCCCGCGCAGCGGCGACGGGACGAGCGCCCGGTTCGCCGCGACCGCCTCCGAGCGGCCCTTCGTGCGGCTGGAGCTGCCCGGCGGCCACGCGTTTGCCTACGGCCTCGCGGGCGCGGCCCCCGCGCGCGGCCGGGCCGACGGCGCCCGCGTCACCTACCCCGGCGTGGCCGCCCACACCGATCTGCGGCTGGACGCGCTACCCGGCGGCGTCAAGGAGACCCTGGTCCTCGGCTCCCCCGACGCGCCGCACACCTGGTTGTTCCCCCTGGCGCTGGAGGGCCTGACCGCGCGCCTGGCGTACGGGCGGGTCGAGCTGGTTGACGGCGGCGGCGCGGTCAAGGCCGTCATCCCGGCGGGTTTCATGGTCGACTCCAGGCCCGAGGACCCGCAGACCTCGCACGGCGTGCGCTACGAGCTGGTCGACCACGCGGGCGGGCGGGCGCTGAAGGCGACCCTGGACAGCGCGTGGCTGCGCGACCCGGCCCGCGCCTACCCGGTCCTGGTCGACCCCTCCGTGCACGGGGCCACCGCGGACGCCGCCGTCGTCACCTCCGGCGGCGACCGCACCGGCGGCACCGACCTGCGCGTCGGCCAGGGCAGCGACCTGTTCCTCAAGTTCGACGGCGTCTCCCCGGCGCTGGCCGGGCACCGCGTCTTCGGCGCGCAGCTCTACCTGACCAGCTTCGACGCCCCCTCCTGCCGCCCCGAGCCCGTCGTCGTGCAGAAGGTCGACGCCCCGTGGGACGCGACCGGCAGCGGCAAGCCGCCCACCTCCCAGACCCTCGGCGGGGCCTCGTTCGCGCGCGGCCACGTGGCCCTGGGCCAGTCCCACTCGGCCTGCCCCGCGGGGGCGGACGTGATCGACCTGGGCGACGGCGGTCGCGACCTGGTCCAGGGCTGGGTGCGCGGGCAGGCGAACAACGGCCTCGCGGTGCGGGCCACCTCCGGCTGGAAGAAGTTCGCGGGCGCGGGGACGGCCAACCCGCCGCGCCTGTTCGTCACCCACACCCCCTACGACGCAGCCTACCGGGTCGAGCGGGGCGTGCCGGAGCCGCCCGTGCTGCGCACCCAGGGGGGCAAGGTGCGCATCGCGGTCACCAACCGGGGCTCGGCAGACTGGAACCCCGGCTCGCACCGGCTCGCCTACCGGATGTTCACCCCCGAGGGCCGCCCGGTCCAGTCGCGCGACTCGGCGGCGCTGCCGCGCACCGTGCCTCCCGGCGAGACCGTCACGCTCGACGCCGATGTGCACGCCGCCAACCCCGGCGACTACCTGCTCGACTTCTCGATGGCGCACGGGCAGACCTGGTTCACCGACGAGCAGATCCCGCCGGTGCGGCTGTCGCTGACCGTGTTCGAGATCCCGCCGATCGTGAAGGCTCAGTACCCGCCCGCGGGTCACTCCGCGCCGACCCTCACCCCGCAGCTGTGGGCCGACGCCGTCGACGTCGACGCGCCGCCGAACACCAGCGTCCGCTACGAGTTCGAGGTCTGCGGCAGCACCACCGACGGCGCCCCCGATCCGGGGAGCTGCACCCTGTCCCCACGCCTGGCGGGCAAGACCTGGACCGTCCCGAGGGGACGGTTGCAGTGGAGCGAGACCTACCACTGGCGGGCCTTCGCCGTCGACCCCAGCGGCGCGCGCAGCGAGGCGCTGCCCTTCAGCGCCCTGCTCACCGCCGTGCCGCAGCCCGCCATCACCGCGCACCTGGGCGGCGCGCCCTACAGCGCGGGCGACCTCGACTTCGACCCGCAGACCGGCAACTACACCACCTCCGCCGTGGACGCCACGCTCGGCGTCACCGGCCCGGAGCTGAGCGTCGCGCGCACCTACAACAGCCTCGACCCGCGCGCGGACCTGCTGTTCGGCGCGGGCTGGTCAACCCGCTACGACATGCGCGTCGTGCCGGACCAGGACGGCTCGGGCAACGTCGTCGTCACCTACCCCGACGGCCAGCAGGTCCGCTTCGGCCGCAACGCCGAGGACGGCAGCTTCGACCCGCCGTCCGGCCGGTCCGCCACCTTCTACCAGGACTTCGGCCAGCCGACCCTGCCGTACGTGCTGGTGGACAAGACGAACACCACCTACACCTTCCGCGAGTTCGACGGCAGGCTCATGGCGGTCCTGGACAGCGCGGGCCGTTCCACCGAGCTGGACCACGGCCCCGACGGCAAGCTGCGGCGCGCCGTCGGCCGCGCCTCCGCCGACCGGAGCCTGCCCGCCCGCGTCCTGACCTTCACCTGGACCGGGAACCACGTCACCGAGGTCCGCACCGATCCGCCCGCCACCGGCGGCGTCCCGGCGCGCTGGGCCTACCGCTACCTCGGCGACCGGCTCACCGAGGTCTGCGACCCCCTGGGCGGCTGCACCCGGTACGACTACACCACCGGCTCCCACTACCGCAGCGCCGTCCTGGACTCCCGCCCCGACTCGTACTGGCGGCTGGGCGAGTCCCCCGGCTCGGCCGACGCGCCCAGCCAGGTCGCCACGAACCTCGGCAAGGACGCCGCCGCCCACCGGGGCAGCTCGCCCGGCGCGCCCGGCGCCCTCGACGGCACCGGCGACGCGTCCACCTCGTTCAGCGGCACTGGCTCCCACGTCCGACTGCCCGACGGGGCGCTGAAGAAGAGCCGCGACCTGTCGGTGGAGCTGTGGTTCCGCACCACCTCCGGCGGCCCGCTCCTCGGCTTCCAGCGCGCCCCGTTCGACCGGGACCCGATCGGCGCGGTCCCCGCCCTCTACGTCGACCGCGACGGCAGGCTGCGCGGCCAGTTCTGGCACGGCCGGGTCGCCCCCATCACCAGCGCGGGCATCGTGAACGACGGCCGGTGGCACCACGTCGTGCTCTCCGGCTCGCTGGCCACCCAGACCCTGTTCCTGGACGGCGCGAAGGTCGGCAGCACCGAGGGCGAGATCGACACCAGCCTGTTCACCCACGGCCAGATCGGCGCGTCGCACGTCGTCGGCCCCGCCGACTGGGCCCCGCACGGCTGGTGGCCGGGCGAGCCGGTCAAGCACTTCGCGGGGGAGATCGATGAGGTCGCGCTCTACCTGCACCCGCTCGGCGAGGAGGCCGCGCGCGGCCACTTCCGCGCCCGCGAGCACTCCGACCAGCTCACCAGGATCACCGTCCCCAGCGGCCGAGTCGCCGCCGAGCTGTCCTACGACACCACCAACGACCGGCTCCGCGAGTACACCGACGCCGACGGCGGGCGCTGGCGGCTCGGCCTGCCCCAGGTCAGCGGAACCGAGACCATGGACGGGCAGAACCGGACCGTCCGCAACCTGGTGCGCTCCACCGAGGTCACCGATCCGGGCAACCGCTCGCACTTCTTCGACTACGACCCGGTGCGCGGCCGGATCATCCGCTTCGTCGCACCGCTCGGCACCGGCGTGCGCCCCGAGGACCGACCCGACCCGGCCGCGCCGCCGACCACCCCGACCAGCGCCCCGCCCTGCACCTCGGCGCCGCCCACCGACCCGGACGGCGTGCCCGGCTACTGCGGCGGCACCGGCGTCAGCGACCCGAACTGGCAGGGCGGCCCCGTGCGGGGCGTGGGCGTGCGCACCTACGACTACGACGACTCGGGCTTCCAGCAGACCATCACCGACGAGAACGGCCACCGGGTCGTGCTGCGCAACGACGAACGCGGCAATGTGCTCGCCCGCACCACTTGCCGCCTGCCCGACACGTGCAGCACCGAGCACTTCACCTACCACCGGCCCGCTGCGGGCAGGGCCAACGACACCGATCCGCGCATCGACAAGCAGCTCACCGCCCGCGACGGCCGCTCCGCCGACGCCGCCGACACCCGCTACCTGACCTCGTCGGAGTACGACGCGCGCGGCGAACTGGTGAAGCAGACCATGCCCGACGGCGCGACCGTCAGGCACACCTACACCGACGGCAGCAGCGCCGCCGAGGGCGGCGGCAACGAGCCTGCGGGCCTGCTCAAGACCACGCAGGACGCACGCGGCCAGGTCACCACCCACCGCTACCTGCGCAACGGCGACCTGGCCTCCACCACCGAGCCCGGCCGCACCGCGGGCGAGGCCACCGGCCGCGTCACCCGCTACCGCTACGACCTGCTGGGCCGCAAGGTCTCGGAGACCGAGTTCTCCGACACCTTCCCGCAGGGTCTGGAGACCACGTTCGCCTACGACGCGCTGAACCGGCTCGTCGCGGTCACCGACGCGCCCGTCACCAACGCGGTCACCGGCGTGCGGCACACCAAGTCCACCGTGACGGCCTACACCGCCGACGGGCAGCCGGAGCGTGTCGTCGTCTCCGACCTGACCGGCGGCGACGCACCCCGCGCCACCTCCTACACCTACGACGACCGGGGCAGGCAGGCGTCCGTCACCGACGCCGAGGGCTCCACGACCAGCTACGCCTACGACGTCTTCGGCAACCGCACGCAGGTCGTCGACCCGCTCGGCACCCGGATCGAGTACGCCTACACCGCCCGCAACAAGGTCGCCGAGGTCCGGCTGCGCGGCTGGCACGGCAAGCCGGTGTCGGGTGGTCGCGGCGCGGCCGGGACGCCCGACGCGGGCTCGCTGCTGGTGCTGGAGGCCAACACCTACGACCTGGGCGGCAGGCTCATCCGGCGGGTCGACGCGATGGGCCGCAAGACCCTGTACGAGCACACGCCCAACGGCCTGGTGTTCCAGGTCCTCGCCGAGGTCCCGGCCGAGGGCGGGGGGACCCGCCGCGTCGTGCTGGAGCGCAACACCTACGACGGCGCGGGCAACCTCGTCGCCACCACCGGCCCCGGCGGCCGGACGACCCGGTACTCCGTGGACGCCGTCGGCCGCGTCAGCGAGGTCCTGGCGGACCCCGACGGCCTGGCCAGGCGCACCTCCTACCGGTACGACCCCAACGGCAACGTCACCCAGGTCGCCCGCTCCGGGAACGGCTCCAACACCTCCGGCGTGCAGACCTCGGCCTCCTCGGTCGTCGACTACGGCTACGACGGCGCGGGCAACCGCACCACCGAGAGCGTCCAGTCCGGGGCGACCGCGCTCACCACCAGCCGTCGCTACGACCTGCGCGGCCTCCAGGTCTCGGAGACCGACCCGCGCGGCAACGCCCCCGGAGCCGACCCCGCCGCCTTCACCACCGAGTACCGCTACGACGAGAGCGAGCGGCGGGTCGCGGTCGTCGCGCCCCCCGTGGCCGTCGAGAACGGCTCGGGCGCGCCCACCACGACCCGGCCGACCACGCTCATCGGGTTCGACGCCTTCGGCGACGAGACCGCCGTCCGCGACGAGAACGGCGGCACCACCCGCACCACGCACGACAAGGTCGGCCGCCCCGTCCGGGTCCAGGCCCCCGACTACACCCCGCTCGGCGCGTCCCAGCCCGTCGAGGCCGTCAGCACCACCCGCTACGACGCCGCGGGCAACGCGGTCGAGACCACCGGGCCGCGCGGCGCCGTCACCGCTTTCCGGTACGACCAGCTCGGCAGGCTGGCCGAGCGCGTCGACCCCGCCGCCGATGACCCGACCGCGCCGGGCGGCACGTGGCGCTACACCTACACCCACAACGGCGAGCGGCTCTCGGTCACCGACCCGACCGGGGCGCGCACCGAGGCCACCTACGACGCGCTCGGCCGCCAGGTCACCCGGACCCAGCTGGAGCGCAGGCCCACCACCGCGGCGCACACCACGCGCTTCGAGCACGACGACGCGGGCGAGCTGGTCAAGGCCATCGCGCCGTCCGGCGACACCACCACCTACACCCACGACGCCCTCGGCCAGCGCACCGGAGCCACCGACGCCGCGGGCGTCACCACCCAGTTCGGCCACGACGGCCTCGGCCGCCCGGTGTGGCAGCGCGACGCGCTGGGCCGCACCAGCTACCTGCGCCACGACGGCGCGGGACGGCTCACCGGCCAGTTCAGCCTCGACGCGCAGAACCGCGTGCTGCGCCGCACGTCCTACACCCACGACGCCGCGGGCAACGCGCTCACCGCCACCGACGCGCTCGGCCGCACCGCGCGCTACTCCTACGACGCGCTGAACAGGCTCACCTCCCAGGTGGAGCCGGTCTCCGACACCGAGTCGATCACCACCTCGCAGGGCTACGACGCGCGCGGCAACCGCACCCGCCACACCGACGGGCGGGGCAACCGGTTCACCACCACCTACACGCCGTGGTCGCTGCCCGAGTCGGTCGTTGAACCGGCCACCGCCGCCCACCCCGCGCCCGCCGACCGCACGTGGACCGCCGTCTACGACGCCGAGGGCAACGCCACCCGGCTCACCGCCCCCGGCGGGGTCGTCCGCGAGCGCTCCCACGACGCCCTGGGCAGGCTGACCCGCGAGACCGGGGCGGGCGCGCAGAGCGCCACCGCCGAGCGCACCCGCGCCTACGACCAGGCGGGCAGGCTCACCGCCGTCGACGCGCCCGGCGGGCGCAACACCTACGCCTACGACGACCGGGGCGCGCTGCTGTCGGCGACCGGCCCCTCCGGCGACTCCTCCTACGCCTACGACGGCGACGGCCGGATGACCAGCCGCACCGATGCGGCGGGCACCACCGGGTTCGGCTACCAGCGCGGCAGGCTCAGCACCGTCGCCGACGGCGTCACCGGGACGCCGATCTCGTTCTCCTACAACGAGGCCGGGCAGCTCAAGGCGCTCGGTTACGGCGGCCTGCGCACCCGCGCGTTCGCGTACGACGAGCTCGGCAGGCAGAAGTCCGACGTCCTCGCCGACGCCTCGGGCGCGGCGCTGTTCTCGCTCTCCTACGAGCACGACCTCAACGACCGGCTCACCCGCAAGGTCGTCACCGGTCTCGCCGGGGCAGGTGAGCATACCTACGGCTACGACCACGCCAACCGGCTGACCTCGTGGACGGTCGGTGGGAAGCGCACCGACTACGCCTGGGACGCGTCCGGCAACCGGGTGCGGGCCGGGGACAAGACCGCCGTCCACGACGAGCGCAACCGGCTGCTGTCCGACGGCGACTACACCTACACCCACACCCCGCGCGGCACGCTCGCGTCCAGGACGTCCTCCGGGTTCGAGGAGGAATTCTCCTTCGACGCCTTCGACCGCCTGGTGGAGGTCGGCCGCACCCGCTACGCCTACGACGGCCTCGACCGGCCGGTCACGCGCGGCGGCGCGACGTTCGCCTACGCGGGCTTCGACCTCGACGCGGCCGCCGACGGCGAGTCGACCTACGGCAGGGGGCCGGGCGGGGAGCTGCTGTCGCTGGCCTCGGGCGGCGCGAAGCGGCTGGCGGTGTCGGACAAGCACGGCGACGTCGTCGGCGGCCTGGACCCGGCGGGCGCGGGCCTGGCCGACTCGGCCGCGTTCGACCCGTTCGGCGCGTCCACCGCCGTGAGCGGGGCGCAGCGCAAGGTCGGGTTCCAGGGCGACTGGACCGACCCGGACACCGGCCAGGTCACCATGGGCGCCCGCTGGTACCGGCCAGGCAGCGGCACGTTCGCCTCGCGCGACACCGTCTCCGCCGAGTCGGGGCCGTCGATCCTGTTCAACCGCTACACCTACGCGGCGGGCAGGCCGCTCGACCTGGTCGACCCGGACGGCCACTGGCCCGACTGGGGCAAGGTGTGGAACGGGGTCAAGCAGGTCGGGTCGGCCGCGCTCGGCGTCGTCAAGGAGGTGTCCGGGTACAACGACGTCGTCAACTTCATCCGTGAGCCCAGCTTCGGCAACTTCCTGTGGGCGGCCTCGAACTTCGTGCCGTTCGGCAAGCTGGCGAAGGGTGCGAAGTACCTGTTCGGCGCGGCGGGCGATCTGCTGGGCGGCGCGCGGCGGTACGGGGACGACCTCGCTGCCGGGGTGCGGCGACGCGGCGGCGACGCGGCGGCCGGGGCGCGCAGGTACGGCGACGACGTCGCGGTGGGCGCGCGCCGGGGCGGCGGGGCGGCGGCGGTGGGCCGCAACGTGGCCGACTTCGCCAGGACCGCTGCCGCGGGGGCGGCCAGGGCGGCGGCGCACCGGGCGGTGGCTGCGGTGGCTGCGGCGGCTCGACGGGCCGCGATGGAGGCGGTGACCAGCAGGGCGCGGGCGGCGATCGCCCACGCCGCGCGGACCAACCCGCTCCCGGTCCTGCAGGCCGCCCTGAAGCCGCGCGTGGCGGCGCGGGATTTGGTGTCGTCGAGCCCGAGCCTGCCCGCGCGGCAGGTGCAGGGGCTGGCGGAGAACGTGCAGGACGTCAACCGCGTGTGGGAGGCGGTGCGGGCCACGGTCGTGAAGCCGGGGACCAGCGTCGTGCAGGCGGTGGGCGAGCAGGCCGTGACGGACTTCGCGAACACCCAGGTGCCGGGGCTGGGGGATTTGCTGAGCATGACGTCCCCGTCGCGGCGGCGCGGCAACGGGGCGGCGGGCGAGGCCGGGGAGCGGGGGCGGGCGGCCGCCGGTAGCAGCTGCGCGATCTCCTACGACAGCAACAGCTTCTCCGGCAGCACACCGGTGCTCATGGCCGACGGCAGCCACAAGCCGATCGAAGATGTGCGGGTCGGTGACGAAGTCGTGGCCACCGATCCCACGACCGGCGAGTCAGCGGTCAAGCAGGTCACCGACACGCGGTCGCACCGGGCGGAGAGAGCGCTCTACGAGATCGCGGTGAAGACGGCGGAATCCGGCACGGGAACCCTGGTGGCGACCGACGAGCACCCGTTCTGGGTGCAGTCCCTGCGGAAGTGGTTGCACGCGGAGGACTTGAAGCCGGGCTACGAGTTCCTGACGGCCGACAACCGACCCGCGACGGTCGCGGGCACGAGGCCGTTCTCCGACGCCAGGCTGGTGCACAACCTGACGGTGGACGGGCTGCACACGTATCACGTGCTGGCCGGTTCGGCGTCGGTGCTGACGCACAACAGCGCTCGGTACTGCGAGGAGGCAGGCGATCTCTACCGCTCTGACACGCGTGAGCCAGCCGAGATCTTCGACGCCGGATTCGCCCCGAAGGGGGACAACATGGATCTTGAAATGCATGCTTACGGTGTGACGGGTACATACGGGGTCCCAGAATCCGGTTACGTGTCGACCAGCACGAGCTTCAACCACGCCAATAGCCGGAACGGCAACACGTACGTCGTCCGAGACGTCACCGGGCTCGATGTCAACAAGGAGCTCGGTGCGAGGAGTCCCCATCCCCATGAGATGGAGATCGCCATCCCGCACAAGGTCACCCCGGAATGCGTGATCGGTTGCTTCCTGGAGGGGACATCGACGTGGTTGCCGAACCCGAAGGCCCGCAGATGA